The region AGGTCGCCCGAGAGCGCCTGCCAGTTCGAAACTTTGCCCTCGTAGTGGTCGCCGTAGAGCGCGGCCCGTTCGTTGAACGCCGGATCGATCCCGATCGAGACGTCGTCGCCGAGCGGGCCGTAGACCGCGCCGTCGGCCCGCCGGCCGTCCCAGGTCCAGTCCACGGTGGCCGAGGACCCATCGATATCCCACCGGTCGTAGCGGTTCGGGCCGTCGTAGCTGTCGTCCCGGACGACCCAGTCGCCCGAGGACGGGAGTCCGGATAGCTCGAAGGTGATCGAGCCGCCGTCGCCGTTGCCGCCGAGCGCACCGTGGACGACCACGAGGCTCACGCCGTCCGAGCCCTCGTAGAGGAACAGCACGCTTGTGTTCGGCTGCTGGAGCGAGCGGGTCCCGTAGGAGCTGTCACGGTCCCGCCGGTAGTCGTAGAACGCCTCTACCGGGTCGTCGCCCCGAAGGGGCTGGAGCGGCACGCACTGGTCGCCCTGAGAGAGGTGGTACGGAGCCGATTCGACCGCGCTCGCCGTGCCGGTCGCGAGCACGCCGCCGGCGAGGGTCGCGCCGGTAGCTGCCAGAAACGACCGCCTGTCGGTGCTCGGTCGGCTGCCGGGACGCGAAGCCATCGGTGATCTCCTCGGGCTTCTCCGAGGAGTCGCATGGGTCTTTTGACTGGCCGCTGAGTTCGTCAGCCGTCGATGTCCGTCCGGAGGACCCCGTCGAAGTCGAGCACGAAATCCGCTCCGAAGGCCGATGCCGGCGTCTGGAATCCGGACTCGACCTCGCCGTCGAGCACCTGCCGGACGACCTCGCAGGCCGTACGCGCGGTGAAGTCGTAGGTGTCGGGGAGTTCGAGCCGTGCGGCAACCCGCTCACCGTCGTCGTTCTCCACCTCTCCCCAGACACGGGTGGTGCTCAGGGCGCGCTGGGCGGCGGTCGGCCCGGTGACGGTCGCGTCCACGAGTTCCTTCAGAGCGGTCTGAACCGGTGGCGTTCCGAGCAGCGGTGCGAGACGGTCGGTTCGACGCATCACCCGTGCCGCGAACCCCGGCACGGCGGCGTAGGTCTCGATGTTCCCGATCCCCGTCGAGTAGTAGGCGGTCGAGACGTCACCCCACGGGATCGTCACCGCGGGCTTCGGGCCCGCCCCGAGGTCGATCCGCCGGGTCTTCCACGCCGGCGGTACGGTCTCGATCTGGCCATCGATCCGGGCCGCCCCGCCCTGCGAGAGCCCCTCGACCACCGATTTCAGCGTACCGGGCGAGAACGTGCTGAGCCCGTCGATCGCGAGCCGAAGGTGGGTCGCGTCGTGGAGTTTCCCCGCGAGGTACGCCGCGAGGCAGTCGGTGGGAACTACGTCGAAGCCAACCCCCGGCAGGAGGGTCACGTCGGCCTTCTCGGCGTCGCGGTCGCGCTCGGCGGTCGCCTCGAAGGCGTCGATCTCGCCGGTGATGTCGAGGTAGTCAGTACCCGTTTCGAGACACGCCGCCACCAGCGCGTCGGCGGTCGCGGAGAACGGCCCCGCACAGTTCAACACGGCGTCGAACTCCTCGATCCGGTTCGCGACGACCGAGGGACGATCGAGGGTGAACACCCGATAGTCGAGGTCGTGGTCGGTGGCCTGGCGTTCGAGCGGTTCGGCACGTCGACCCGCGAGCGTCGGCGACAGTCCCGCCTCGGCGGCGCGCTCGACGACCAGCGCACCGGTGTAGCCGTACGACCCGTAGATGAGTACGTCGTCTGCCATGTCCCTTCATCGGGCGGTGAGCGGAAAAAGCCACCCCCGCGGCGACCTTGCCGTAAGAGATATACCGGGTCCGACCGGCGTGGCCGCATGGGATTGATGGACGACATCCTCGGCGGTGGCGGGTCACGCAGCCGCCGACCGGGGCCCGGCGGCGACTACGTCGAACTCGGCCCCGACGACATCGAGGCCTCGGCGGACGAGCCGGCGACGAAGGTGCATATCGCCCAGATAGAGGGCCAGCGCGACGTGATAGATATCAAGAACGCGATCTACGACGGCGACATCGTGGTCGCCGATATCACCCGCCACTCGACCACCGACCGCACGATGGAGCGGATCACCCAGGACCTCCAGGGGATCGTCCGCGAGGTCGGCGGGGACATCGTCCAGAAGGCCGACGACCAGCTCATCATCACCCCCGGCTCGGTCGGCATCAGCCGCACCAAGCTCGGGCGGTAGTTCTCAGACGCCGTCGGGCGTTTCGGCGTCGTCTTCCACGGTGCGTTTCATGGATTCACGACGGCTTTTGGCGTCGCGGCCGGTGGCTTCGAGCAGGAACTCGTTCTTCGCGTCGACCGCGTCGGCGGCGGCGTCGGCGTTACCCTCGGCGATGACCTCCTCGGCGGGGCGCTCGGCGAAGTCCACAGCCAACGTATCCTTCTTCGAACCGTAGTCGACCGCGCCGGCGACTACGCGCTCGAAGACCGGGTTCTCGGGCTCCTCGACGACGTAGAGGTCGCTCCCGTTGTAGCTCTCGGTCGCGGTCGGCGGCCCGAAGTAGGACTCGATCGTACCCTCCATGTCGGGGATCCGCTCTTCCAAGTGCTCTCCGCGGCGCATCTTGTATTCGCGCATGGAGCGCTCGTTTGCGAGCCGGAGGGTTAGCCCTTTCGCGTTTCCCACGCCAGATAGCCGCGGTGGCAGTTGGGACAGATGTCGCCCGCCCGGTGGGGCGAGTCGATGACCGCGGCGTCGAACCCGCACGACGTGCAGCCGAACGAGCCACCGGTGAGCCGTTCTGGCTCCTCGTCCGGCTCGTCGGTCGCCGACCCGTCGTCGCGACCGGTATCGTCGGGCCACTGGGCCGTCGATGCGGTGCTCCCGTCCGACCGTCCTGCCCCGGTCGTCACCGGTCCGGGACCCTCCGGCTCGGACGGCCACTCCCCGGGTGCGCGCTCCGAGGGGTCGCGGCGCGTCGGCTCGTCGCCGATGCGGTCGATCGACCCGGCGTCGTCGGCTGAGTCGTCCGCCGGTTCGCCCCCGTTCGTCGACCGGTCGAGCGCGCTCGTGGCCGTCACCGACTCCGCGATCTCGATGCCCCCCGACCCGGACGAGTCGGTCGCGGGGTCGACGGGGGCGGCCCCGTCGTCACGGACCCCTCGATCGGTCTCGTCCGTCGGCTCCGTGGCGTCGGCTGGCTCCGTCCCGTCGCGCTCGGCCTCGGCGACCTCCCGCGACCCGCCGTTTCGGACGGCCGGTTCGGGCTCCGCTTCGGCGGGGTCGTCCCCCATGGTCTCGACGGCCGTCACCGTCCGGTCCGGAGTGTCGGACGCGTCACCGGTCCCCTCGTCCGAGCCGTCCGGCGCGATGACGACGGTGCCGTCGGGTTCGCGAACCACGCCGGCGGCGGCCGAGAGCGCCGTGACCTCGGTGTTCTCGGAGATGACCCGTTCGTGCCCGCAGCTCCGGCACCGTTCGACACGTTTCGCGGTCAGAACCACCTCGTCGCCGTTCTCGACGCGCTCGCGCTCGACCTCGGGGTCGCCGTAATCGTGCCCGAGCAACGAACACATGACTCCCATCGATACGTGTTTCTATAGCGGTCGATATAAACGTCCGTGTTCGAGCGGCGATATGTTGACCGAACGGTCGAGCGAGGCGGAACCGGCCCGACCGACAGTATAAGAGCGATCCAAGCGAACGGGCAAACATGAAAGCGAAGCGGGCGTTCCGGGACCGCAACCCCACGGAGGTGGCGGTCCTCGACGCGCTGGTGGAGCATCCCGACGGGATGACGGTGTTCGAACTCCGGACCCACGCCGACATCGGCATCGACGCCCTCGAGGACGCCCTCGCGGCGCTCAAGGAGGACGACCTCATCGAGACCGAAACCGAGAGCGGGCGATTGCATATCATGCCCGACGACCGCGTCGTGCCCGACGAGCCCGAGGACGAAACCGACGAATCGTTCTTCGAGCGGCTCCGCGACCGGTTCGGGCGGTAGACACACGCTTTATCCGCCACCGCACCCGAAATTCCACAATGACGTTGGTCGAAGCCGTTCACGAGACCCACGGCGCGACGTTCGTAGAGCGCGGCGGCACGCGCGTCGCCGACCACTACGGCCGCCCCGAGACCGCCCACCGCGCGGTCAGAAACGTCGCCGGCGTCACCGAGATGGCCTACGGCGTGCTCACGATCACCGGCGAGGACAGGATCGAGTTCGTCGACAACGCCGTCACCAACCGCGTGCCCGCCGAGGACGGCCGGGGTTGCTACGCGCTCCTCCTCGACCCACAGGGTCGGATCGAGACCGACCTCTACATCTACACCACCACCGACCGCCTGCTGGTGTTCACCCCGCCGGACCGCGCCGAGGCGGTCGCGAGCGAGTGGTCGGAGAAGACGTTCATCCAGGACGTCGATATCGAGAACGCCACCGAGTCGTTCGGCGTCTTCGGCGTCCACGGTGCGCAGGCGACCGAGAAGGTCGCGAGCGTGCTCACGAACGCGACGCCCTCCGAGAGCCACCTCTCGTTCGTCCGGGGCTCGATCGACGAGGCCGGCGTCACCGTGATCCGGGGCGACGGGCTCGCCGGCGAGGAGGGGTACGAGGTGGTCTGTGCAGCGGACGTGGCCGAGTCGGTGTTCGACGCTTTGATCAACAACGGCCTCAACGCCGCCCCCTTCGGCGTGCGAACCTGGGAGAGCCTCACCCTGGAGGCGGGCACGCCGCTGTTCGATACCGAACTCCGTGGCGAGATCCCGAACGTCCTCGGACTGCGGAACGCCCTCGACTTCGAGAAGGGCTGTTACGTCGGCCAGGAGGTCGTCTCGCGCGTCGAGAACCGGGGGCAACCGAGTCGTCGGCTGGTGGGGCTCGCCTGTGAGGCGCTCCCCGACCCCGGCGCGGCGGTCTTCGCCGGCGATTCGACGGTGGGCGAGGTCACCCGCGCGGTCGAGAGCCCGACCCGCGACGAACCGCTCGCGCTCGCGCTGGTCGAGTTCGACCTCGATACCGACGGCCTGACGGTCAGGATCGACGGCGAGGAACGAACGGCACGCGTCGAACCCCTCCCGTTCGTCGAGGGTAGCGACCGGTCGGCCCGACTGCCGACCTACGAGTAGGGGTTCAAGAGCGCGAGAGGAGCGTCTTCAGGCTCTCCGGCGAGAACAGCGTGGTGGGTTTGTCCATGTGAACCCCGATCTCGCCCGAGAGCGTCGCGAGGCCCGCTCGTTTGACGGGTTCGGGCAGCGAGTACGCCCGCCGGACCCAGTGACCCAGCCGGATGTCGTGCGCGAGGTCCGCCCGCCACGCGTCCTCGTAGTTCTTCAGCGTCCCCGGGTCGTGCGGGTCGACCTCGCGGGCGGCGTGGTCGGCAGCGGTCATCCCGTAGACGAGGCCGCCGCCGGTGAACGGCTTGGTCTGGGCGGCGGCGTCTCCCACGAGGAAGCCGCGGTAGCTCGTGACGCGGTCGGCCGGGCCGATCGGGATCATCCCGGCGTGGGTCTCGCCGGTCTCGACCCCGTAGTCGCCGACGAACTCGTCGAACAGCTGGGTCGCGTTCTCGCCCGGTGCGGCCGCGAGGCCGTACTCAACGCCCGCCGAGCCGCGAGGGATACGCCACGCGAAGAACTCCGGGACCGTGAGGTGGACGTCGACGTGGTCGCCGGGGTCGTCCTCGGTGGAGAACCCGAGCACGCCCTGGAGTTTCTCGCCGGGTTCGGGCATCCCGAGTTCGCGCCGGACGCGCGAGACGGGCCCGTCACAGCCCGCCACCAGCCGGGTCTCGAACTCCTCGGTTCCATCGGGCGTTCGGGCGGTCACCGTCGCCGAGCGCGCGCCCTCCTCGACGCCGATCACGCTGTGCTGTTCTCGGAGGTCGGCCCCGGCCTCGCGTGCGGCGCGGGCGAGCGTCCGGTCGAGCTCGACCCGATTGATGACGTTCGAGATGGTCTCGTCCTTGTAGAACAGGTGGCCGTCGCCGCCCGGCCCGCCGACGTGAAATCGTGCGCCCGAGATCTCGTTCTCCAACAGCTCCTCGCGCGCGCCCTCGGGCGTGAACTGCCAGATGTCCGTACTGACGTGGCCCGAACACGCGAGCGGCGTGCCGACCTCGCCACGTTCGAGCACCAGCACGTCGTGACCCGCCTCCGCGGCGCGCCGGGAGAACCGACAGCCCGCGGGGCCCGCCCCGGCGACGACGAAATCGTACATTGGAGAGTCCTGTCGGTGGGCGTCAAAGAATCTTGCTAACCCACTTTTTTCGACGGGGGAATCGCGCTCGCTTCGCTCGCGCTCAACCCCCGCCCAAAAACCTGGACTGAAAAGGGCTGCTCGCTCCCTCCGGTCGCTCGCAGTACAATCGCTAACCAGCTACCGCCTCCACCCCCAACCACTCCGCAGCCGCCACACGCCTCCCCAGCCGATTCGCTCCGTTCGTTCCACTCACTCCGCTCATCCACCGGCAGAGCTTCGCTCTGCCGAGCCTGCACTCGCTACGCTCGCGCAGACCTCGCACAGTGTCCGCGGTCGGTGTTCGTGTTCACTCACACACGACCGCGAGCGCGCGCCACAGCATCCGCCATCTACTACACCACCCCTGTTCCGTCGTCAGCGATGGCCGTCGAGCAGTCGTTCGACGTACTTCGCGATCACGTCGACCTCGACGTTCACCCCATCTCCGGGTTCGAGGTCGTGCATCGTCGTCAACTCGTAGGTCGTCGGGATCACCGCCACAGTGATCGTTCCCTCGCGGCGTTCGGCCACGGTGAGGCTCACCCCGTCGAGCGCTATCGACCCCTTCTCGACCACGTACCGTGCGATGCTCTCGGGCACCGAAAATTCGAACGCCCAGTCGTCACCGACCTGCTCGACTCCAACGACTTCGGCTGTGGCGTCGACGTGGCCCTGCACGAAGTGGCCGTCGAGCCGACCGTCGGCGGGCAGCGCCCGTTCGAGGTTCACTGTGGTGCCCGCTTCGATCTCCGACAACGTCGTCCGGTCGAGGGTCTCGGTCGAGCAGAACAGCTCGAAGCCCGTTTCCCGAACGGCCTCGACGGTGAGACACGCGCCGTCGACCGCGATGCTCGCGCCGCGGGTCAGTCCCTCCAGATCGCACTCGACGACGATCCGCCGCCCGCCCTCCTCGTCGCGGACGTCGGTGACGTCCCCCGTGGTCTCGACGATGCCGGTGAACATGGTCGCGGTACGGTTGCCGGGCGAATGAGGCTGGCGTTCGCCGCCGGCCGGGAGCCACGTCGCTTATAGTGGACCGGTCCCTGCTGTGGGCAATGTCCACGGATTCGCACGTGACGCGGCTGTTCGGCGGCCCGGGAAGCGGGAAGACGACGGCGCTGCTCGACCGGGTGGAGGAGATCCTCGACCAGCCGGGCGTCGACGTCGACGACGTCCTCGTCGTCTCGTACACCCGGGCGGCGGCCACCGAGATCCGCGAGCGCCTCGCCGAGCGCCTCGACGTCAGCCCGCGCTCGCTCCGGGGCAACGTCGCCACGATGCACGCGAAGGCCTACGAACTCCTCGACCTCTCGCGCGGCGACGTCGTGGGCGAACGCGACAAGGAGGGGTTCTGTGAGGACTTCGGGCTCGAGTTCGAGGACGAGTACGAAGGGTCGCGCCGTCGGAGCGCGCGCTCGACCACCATCGGCAACAAGGTCATCGCGACGAGCCAGTGGCTCCAGCGCACGACCAGGGACGTGGCCGACTGGTACGACGTCCCCTTCCAGTGGAACGACGAGGAGGTCCGGCTGCCGCCCGAGATCGACGACAACGCCCAGCAGGGCAACAAGTACACCCCGACGTGGCCGAGCGACGACGACCGCCTCGACATCCCCGAGGCGATCCGGGCCTGGCGCGCCTACAAGGGCGAGGAGGGGCTCGTGGGCTTCGCGGATATGCTCGAACGCGTCGAGCAGCGCTCGCTCATCCCGAACGTCGACTACCTCGTGATCGACGAGTTCCAGGACATCACGACCCTCCAGTACCGCGTCTACGAGGAGTGGAAACCCCACGTCGAGCGCGTCCTGATCGCGGGCGACGACGACCAGGTGGTCTACGCCTGGCAGGGTGCGGACCCACAGCTCCTCCTCGACGAGGGCGGCGAGGACGTGATCCTCGATACGTCCTACCGGCTGCCATCGCGGGTGCTCTCGGTCGTCAACCGCGAGGTTCGCCACATCGAGAAACGCCAGGAGAAGAACCTCCGGCCCCGGACCGAGGGCGGGAGCGTCGAGGCCGTCGAGAGCCCCACGATGCTCGACCTCGTGCGCAACGTCCGGGCCACGGTCGAGAACACCGACGAGACCGTGATGGTGCTCTTCCGGGCGCGCTACCAGCTCTTCCAGTTCATGGACGAGTTCATCGGCGAGGGGATCCCGTTCCAGGCGCTCACCGACCAGCGGATGTGGACCGACCGGCTCAACGACTACGTCAACGCCGTCGAGAAGGTCGCCGCCGGCGAGGCCATCACCGGGCTCGAAGCCCGCCGGCTCGCGGACATGCTGATGAACACCGCCTTCGGCACCAACAGCCGCGACGCGCTCTACGAGACGCTCGACGACCTGAAGGAGGAGGCCGGGGTCGAG is a window of Halococcus hamelinensis 100A6 DNA encoding:
- a CDS encoding saccharopine dehydrogenase family protein; the encoded protein is MADDVLIYGSYGYTGALVVERAAEAGLSPTLAGRRAEPLERQATDHDLDYRVFTLDRPSVVANRIEEFDAVLNCAGPFSATADALVAACLETGTDYLDITGEIDAFEATAERDRDAEKADVTLLPGVGFDVVPTDCLAAYLAGKLHDATHLRLAIDGLSTFSPGTLKSVVEGLSQGGAARIDGQIETVPPAWKTRRIDLGAGPKPAVTIPWGDVSTAYYSTGIGNIETYAAVPGFAARVMRRTDRLAPLLGTPPVQTALKELVDATVTGPTAAQRALSTTRVWGEVENDDGERVAARLELPDTYDFTARTACEVVRQVLDGEVESGFQTPASAFGADFVLDFDGVLRTDIDG
- a CDS encoding cell division protein SepF, coding for MGLMDDILGGGGSRSRRPGPGGDYVELGPDDIEASADEPATKVHIAQIEGQRDVIDIKNAIYDGDIVVADITRHSTTDRTMERITQDLQGIVREVGGDIVQKADDQLIITPGSVGISRTKLGR
- a CDS encoding DUF5611 family protein, whose product is MREYKMRRGEHLEERIPDMEGTIESYFGPPTATESYNGSDLYVVEEPENPVFERVVAGAVDYGSKKDTLAVDFAERPAEEVIAEGNADAAADAVDAKNEFLLEATGRDAKSRRESMKRTVEDDAETPDGV
- a CDS encoding DUF7093 family protein encodes the protein MGVMCSLLGHDYGDPEVERERVENGDEVVLTAKRVERCRSCGHERVISENTEVTALSAAAGVVREPDGTVVIAPDGSDEGTGDASDTPDRTVTAVETMGDDPAEAEPEPAVRNGGSREVAEAERDGTEPADATEPTDETDRGVRDDGAAPVDPATDSSGSGGIEIAESVTATSALDRSTNGGEPADDSADDAGSIDRIGDEPTRRDPSERAPGEWPSEPEGPGPVTTGAGRSDGSTASTAQWPDDTGRDDGSATDEPDEEPERLTGGSFGCTSCGFDAAVIDSPHRAGDICPNCHRGYLAWETRKG
- a CDS encoding DUF6432 family protein, whose product is MKAKRAFRDRNPTEVAVLDALVEHPDGMTVFELRTHADIGIDALEDALAALKEDDLIETETESGRLHIMPDDRVVPDEPEDETDESFFERLRDRFGR
- the ygfZ gene encoding CAF17-like 4Fe-4S cluster assembly/insertion protein YgfZ, encoding MTLVEAVHETHGATFVERGGTRVADHYGRPETAHRAVRNVAGVTEMAYGVLTITGEDRIEFVDNAVTNRVPAEDGRGCYALLLDPQGRIETDLYIYTTTDRLLVFTPPDRAEAVASEWSEKTFIQDVDIENATESFGVFGVHGAQATEKVASVLTNATPSESHLSFVRGSIDEAGVTVIRGDGLAGEEGYEVVCAADVAESVFDALINNGLNAAPFGVRTWESLTLEAGTPLFDTELRGEIPNVLGLRNALDFEKGCYVGQEVVSRVENRGQPSRRLVGLACEALPDPGAAVFAGDSTVGEVTRAVESPTRDEPLALALVEFDLDTDGLTVRIDGEERTARVEPLPFVEGSDRSARLPTYE
- a CDS encoding geranylgeranyl reductase family protein is translated as MYDFVVAGAGPAGCRFSRRAAEAGHDVLVLERGEVGTPLACSGHVSTDIWQFTPEGAREELLENEISGARFHVGGPGGDGHLFYKDETISNVINRVELDRTLARAAREAGADLREQHSVIGVEEGARSATVTARTPDGTEEFETRLVAGCDGPVSRVRRELGMPEPGEKLQGVLGFSTEDDPGDHVDVHLTVPEFFAWRIPRGSAGVEYGLAAAPGENATQLFDEFVGDYGVETGETHAGMIPIGPADRVTSYRGFLVGDAAAQTKPFTGGGLVYGMTAADHAAREVDPHDPGTLKNYEDAWRADLAHDIRLGHWVRRAYSLPEPVKRAGLATLSGEIGVHMDKPTTLFSPESLKTLLSRS
- a CDS encoding riboflavin synthase gives rise to the protein MFTGIVETTGDVTDVRDEEGGRRIVVECDLEGLTRGASIAVDGACLTVEAVRETGFELFCSTETLDRTTLSEIEAGTTVNLERALPADGRLDGHFVQGHVDATAEVVGVEQVGDDWAFEFSVPESIARYVVEKGSIALDGVSLTVAERREGTITVAVIPTTYELTTMHDLEPGDGVNVEVDVIAKYVERLLDGHR
- a CDS encoding UvrD-helicase domain-containing protein; the encoded protein is MSTDSHVTRLFGGPGSGKTTALLDRVEEILDQPGVDVDDVLVVSYTRAAATEIRERLAERLDVSPRSLRGNVATMHAKAYELLDLSRGDVVGERDKEGFCEDFGLEFEDEYEGSRRRSARSTTIGNKVIATSQWLQRTTRDVADWYDVPFQWNDEEVRLPPEIDDNAQQGNKYTPTWPSDDDRLDIPEAIRAWRAYKGEEGLVGFADMLERVEQRSLIPNVDYLVIDEFQDITTLQYRVYEEWKPHVERVLIAGDDDQVVYAWQGADPQLLLDEGGEDVILDTSYRLPSRVLSVVNREVRHIEKRQEKNLRPRTEGGSVEAVESPTMLDLVRNVRATVENTDETVMVLFRARYQLFQFMDEFIGEGIPFQALTDQRMWTDRLNDYVNAVEKVAAGEAITGLEARRLADMLMNTAFGTNSRDALYETLDDLKEEAGVEEFVDLTIEPDLVKEHAPFMPGPASAEDMLRKTSQFQKKSVKAYFGGDYQDVDRDRVRVGTIHSAKGREADHVFVATDLTEKVVEQMAASVEEGSADAAAFAESTDPVPLLTDNERRVFYVGMSRARERLVILENLVSGAPTLPVDVLLDNEPSGITVEDVLAEAEVPAAD